DNA from Syntrophales bacterium:
CTTGCCCGGAAACATCAGCGATGTCAGTACCCTGCACAAATTTTTACAGACCCTCAGATACCTGAAGCTGTCCAGGATCCATGCCGTCATGGATAAAGGCTTTTATAGCCGCAAGAATGTCGATGAACTGCTGGCGGCGCGGGATAAGTTTACGCTTGCAGTTCCTAACCACCTCAAGTGGGTTCAACAAATAATTGACGAGAACAGAGACACCATCCAGAATCCGGAGAACTACCGGAAGATAGATGGTGAGATCCTCTATGTTTACACAAAACTGTATCCCTGGGGAACGGAGCACCGGCGCTGTTATGTGCATCTGTTCTACAATGCATATGCGGCAGCAACTGCCACCGACGGCTTTATCGAAGAATTGCTGACCGGCAAGGAAGAACTGGAAAGTGGTCAGCTTGTCAGCACCCACGAAGAAATATACAAGACATTCTTTACCATTAAAGAGACATCGGTACGGGGTAGAAAAGTACTCTTCAATAACGAAGCCATCGAGAAATACCGCAACCGGTATGCCGGTTTTCACGTGATTCTGACCAATGACATCAATGACCCTGTGGAAGCACTCAGGGTATACCGGAATAAAGACGCGATTGAGAAGTGTTTTGATGACCTGAAAAACCAGTTGGACATGAAACGCCTTCGCATCCACAGTTCAGCATCCATGGATGGCCGGCTCTTTGTTCAGTTCATTGCGTTAATCTTCATGAGCGCTTTGCGCAAAAAAATGAGGGACACCGGGCTCATCGAGAAATACACGGTGCGTGAACTCCTCATGGAAATGGACACGCTGACTCAAATCCGTTATTCAGGCAAGTATGGCAACATCCTGACGGAAATCACCAAACCACAACGTCAAATCATGGAGGCCTTGGAGATTAAGCCGCAGACATAGTTATAATTTTCCGGGAAATTAGGTTATAATGATTTTATCGTGGTAATTTATTCTTAATTTTCTGTTTTATATAATTATATCACTTTCTTCCTTCTACGGATAGTGCGTGGTATTGCTAATCTTAAAGGAGGTCTGTTATACTTAAATGATACA
Protein-coding regions in this window:
- a CDS encoding transposase, giving the protein MAYRVHQVNKRTGVTYVYEAISAWDKEKKQSRNKQVCIGKITPDKGEFVPSRRLNPEQAVVRDPTVTATARVVGPSLLLNSIATELELDKVLKASFPEAYQQILCMAYYLAMRGDPLCHCESWSKSHAHPYTGTLTSQRISEILKSLHDDGQQTFFAKWGKKVLADDYLCYDITSVSSYGELNEYLKYGYNRDKEKLPQINLALLFGQKSQVPIYYNRLPGNISDVSTLHKFLQTLRYLKLSRIHAVMDKGFYSRKNVDELLAARDKFTLAVPNHLKWVQQIIDENRDTIQNPENYRKIDGEILYVYTKLYPWGTEHRRCYVHLFYNAYAAATATDGFIEELLTGKEELESGQLVSTHEEIYKTFFTIKETSVRGRKVLFNNEAIEKYRNRYAGFHVILTNDINDPVEALRVYRNKDAIEKCFDDLKNQLDMKRLRIHSSASMDGRLFVQFIALIFMSALRKKMRDTGLIEKYTVRELLMEMDTLTQIRYSGKYGNILTEITKPQRQIMEALEIKPQT